One region of Xyrauchen texanus isolate HMW12.3.18 chromosome 11, RBS_HiC_50CHRs, whole genome shotgun sequence genomic DNA includes:
- the LOC127651949 gene encoding interferon-induced GTP-binding protein MxA-like isoform X1: MSYTFSQQYEEKIRPCIDTIDKLRSLGVEKDLALPAIAVIGDQSSGKSSVLEALSGVALPRGSGIVTRCPLVLKMIRTKEEDGWHGKISYQEHVEDIDDPADVEKKIREAQDEIAGTGVGISEELISLQITSANVPDLTLIDLPGIARVAVKGQAENIGEQIKRLIRKFVTKQETINLVVVPCNVDIATTEALKMAQEEDPEGERTLGILTKPDLVDKGTEGTVVDIVHNEVVPLSKGYMIVRCRGQKEITERVTLHEATETEKIFFNDHPQFRTLYEEGFATIPKLAEKLTIELVHHIQKSLPRLEEQIETKLEETQKELQAYGTGPPTDPAERLSFLIDKVTAFTQDTFNLTTGEVLKAASDLLIFPELRKEFAKWKYILDRSGESFNRKLQREVDIYETKYRGRELPGFINYKTFEGLVREQIRQLEEPAIKTLKTISDVVRKKFIQLAQCSFTGFPTLLKIAKTKIEGIKQEKELLSESMLRTQFKMELIVYSQDGTYSQSLHDAKEKLEEEDEIERNPKKKSVYVMPEITGNHATLREMRLHLESYYSIASKRLADQIPMVIRYQLLQEAAVELQRNMLQLLQEKHAIDDLLKEDCDIGQKRDNLLCRQKRLMQARSALIVF, from the exons ATGAGTTACACATTCAGTCAGCAATATGAGGAAAAAATCCGCCCTTGCATCGATACGATCGACAAATTACGTTCTTTGGGAGTCGAAAAGGATTTGGCGCTCCCTGCCATCGCCGTTATTGGGGACCAAAGCTCAGGAAAAAGTTCTGTTCTGGAGGCACTGTCAGGAGTCGCGTTGCCCAGGGGTAGTG GAATTGTTACACGATGCCCTCTTGTGCTCAAGATGATCAGAACTAAGGAGGAAGATGGATGGCATGGGAAAATCAGTTACCAGGAACATGTGGAAGACATTGATGACCCAGCAGATGTTGAGAAAAAGATTCGTGAAG CCCAGGATGAGATTGCTGGAACTGGGGTTGGTATAAGTGAAGAACTTATCAGTTTGCAGATCACTTCTGCAAATGTCCCTGACCTCACGCTTATTGACCTCCCCGGTATCGCACGAGTGGCAGTCAAGGGTCAAGCTGAGAATATTGGAGAGCAG ATTAAGAGACTGATCAGGAAGTTTGTTACCAAGCAAGAAACAATCAACCTTGTAGTGGTGCCATGTAATGTTGACATTGCGACCACAGAAGCATTAAAGATGGCTCAGGAAGAGGACCCTGAAGGCGAAAGGACTTTAG GCATCCTAACAAAGCCGGACCTGGTGGATAAGGGCACTGAAGGGACTGTGGTAGACATTGTGCACAATGAGGTCGTTCCGCTTTCTAAAGGTTACATGATTGTCAGGTGCAGGGGACAGAAAGAGATCACGGAGCGGGTCACTCTTCATGAGGCCACAGAGACAGAGAAGATCTTTTTCAATGACCATCCTCAGTTCAG AACACTCTACGAAGAAGGCTTTGCTACTATTCCCAAGTTGGCTGAGAAACTAACAATTGAGTTGGTTCATCACATTCAG AAATCACTGCCACGGTTAGAGGAGCAAATCGAGACAAAGCTTGAAGAGACACAAAAGGAACTGCAGGCATATGGCACTGGACCACCAACAGACCCTGCAGAAAGACTTAGCTTTCTCATTGAT AAAGTTACAGCTTTCACTCAGGATACTTTCAACCTGACCACTGGGGAGGTGCTTAAAGCTGCTTCAGATCTATTGATTTTTCCAGAACTCCGCAAAGAATTTGCAAAATGGAAGTACATCTTGGATCGTTCAGGAGAATCCT TCAACAGGAAGCTTCAGAGAGAAGTTGATATTTATGAAACCAAGTATCGGGGCAGAGAGCTTCCAGGCTTCATCAATTACAAGACCTTTGAGGGTCTTGTCAGGGAACAGATCAGGCAGTTAGAGGAACCTGCAATAAAGACACTGAAGACCATCTCAG ATGTGGTAAGAAAGAAGTTTATCCAGTTGGCCCAGTGTAGCTTCACTGGATTCCCCACTCTGCTTAAAATAGCTAAG ACTAAGATTGAAGGCATCAAGCAAGAAAAAGAATTACTGTCAGAGTCTATGCTGAGGACCCAATTTAAGATGGAGCTCATTGTTTATAGTCAAGATGGCACATACAGCCAGAGCCTACATGATGCAAAGGAAAAACTGGAAGAAGAAGATGAAATTGAACgtaatcctaaaaaaaaaagtgtttatgttATGCCAGAAATCACTGGCAATCATGCCACTCTGCGGGAGATGAGGCTGCACCTTGAGTCCTACTACTCA ATTGCAAGCAAGCGTCTAGCTGACCAGATCCCAATGGTGATCCGCTACCAGCTGCTCCAGGAGGCTGCTGTGGAACTGCAGAGAAACATGCTGCAATTACTGCAAGAGAAACATGCTATAGACGACCTGCTAAAAGAGGACTGTGACATTGGCCAAAAGCGGGATAACTTACTGTGCCGGCAAAAACGTCTGATGCAAGCACGGAGTGCCTTGATTGTCTTTTAG
- the LOC127651955 gene encoding PEST proteolytic signal-containing nuclear protein-like isoform X3, whose amino-acid sequence MASGDSLRKRPACEISPEDESKSKPSKLLNTGFSMTAQAVKKPNPISIKLGASKPKEPTPALPTKKTGLASVFDEDDDSEPEEMPPEAKMRMKNIGRETPTSAGPNSFNKGKQGFSDHQKLWERKLKSQNDQ is encoded by the exons ATGGCATCAGGGGACAGCCTGAGAAAGCGCCCTGCTTGTGAGATCAGCCCAGAAGATGAGTCTAAAAGCAAGCCTTCTAAATTGCTTAATACTGGGTTTAGTATGACGGCACAGGCAGTGAAGAAACCCAACCCCATCTCAATCAAGCTGGGAGCTAGT AAACCAAAAGAACCCACACCTGCTTTACCTACCAAGAAAACTGGACTTGCATCGGTCTTcgatgaggatgatgat aGCGAACCTGAGGAAATGCCACCTGAAGCAAAGATGAGGATGAAGAATATTGGAAG GGAGACGCCCACATCAGCTGGACCCAATTCCTTCAACAAAGGAAAGCAGGGATTCTCAGACCATCAGAAACTTTGGGAGAGGAAGCTTAAATCCCAGAATGATCAGTAG
- the LOC127651949 gene encoding interferon-induced GTP-binding protein MxA-like isoform X2 encodes MIRTKEEDGWHGKISYQEHVEDIDDPADVEKKIREAQDEIAGTGVGISEELISLQITSANVPDLTLIDLPGIARVAVKGQAENIGEQIKRLIRKFVTKQETINLVVVPCNVDIATTEALKMAQEEDPEGERTLGILTKPDLVDKGTEGTVVDIVHNEVVPLSKGYMIVRCRGQKEITERVTLHEATETEKIFFNDHPQFRTLYEEGFATIPKLAEKLTIELVHHIQKSLPRLEEQIETKLEETQKELQAYGTGPPTDPAERLSFLIDKVTAFTQDTFNLTTGEVLKAASDLLIFPELRKEFAKWKYILDRSGESFNRKLQREVDIYETKYRGRELPGFINYKTFEGLVREQIRQLEEPAIKTLKTISDVVRKKFIQLAQCSFTGFPTLLKIAKTKIEGIKQEKELLSESMLRTQFKMELIVYSQDGTYSQSLHDAKEKLEEEDEIERNPKKKSVYVMPEITGNHATLREMRLHLESYYSIASKRLADQIPMVIRYQLLQEAAVELQRNMLQLLQEKHAIDDLLKEDCDIGQKRDNLLCRQKRLMQARSALIVF; translated from the exons ATGATCAGAACTAAGGAGGAAGATGGATGGCATGGGAAAATCAGTTACCAGGAACATGTGGAAGACATTGATGACCCAGCAGATGTTGAGAAAAAGATTCGTGAAG CCCAGGATGAGATTGCTGGAACTGGGGTTGGTATAAGTGAAGAACTTATCAGTTTGCAGATCACTTCTGCAAATGTCCCTGACCTCACGCTTATTGACCTCCCCGGTATCGCACGAGTGGCAGTCAAGGGTCAAGCTGAGAATATTGGAGAGCAG ATTAAGAGACTGATCAGGAAGTTTGTTACCAAGCAAGAAACAATCAACCTTGTAGTGGTGCCATGTAATGTTGACATTGCGACCACAGAAGCATTAAAGATGGCTCAGGAAGAGGACCCTGAAGGCGAAAGGACTTTAG GCATCCTAACAAAGCCGGACCTGGTGGATAAGGGCACTGAAGGGACTGTGGTAGACATTGTGCACAATGAGGTCGTTCCGCTTTCTAAAGGTTACATGATTGTCAGGTGCAGGGGACAGAAAGAGATCACGGAGCGGGTCACTCTTCATGAGGCCACAGAGACAGAGAAGATCTTTTTCAATGACCATCCTCAGTTCAG AACACTCTACGAAGAAGGCTTTGCTACTATTCCCAAGTTGGCTGAGAAACTAACAATTGAGTTGGTTCATCACATTCAG AAATCACTGCCACGGTTAGAGGAGCAAATCGAGACAAAGCTTGAAGAGACACAAAAGGAACTGCAGGCATATGGCACTGGACCACCAACAGACCCTGCAGAAAGACTTAGCTTTCTCATTGAT AAAGTTACAGCTTTCACTCAGGATACTTTCAACCTGACCACTGGGGAGGTGCTTAAAGCTGCTTCAGATCTATTGATTTTTCCAGAACTCCGCAAAGAATTTGCAAAATGGAAGTACATCTTGGATCGTTCAGGAGAATCCT TCAACAGGAAGCTTCAGAGAGAAGTTGATATTTATGAAACCAAGTATCGGGGCAGAGAGCTTCCAGGCTTCATCAATTACAAGACCTTTGAGGGTCTTGTCAGGGAACAGATCAGGCAGTTAGAGGAACCTGCAATAAAGACACTGAAGACCATCTCAG ATGTGGTAAGAAAGAAGTTTATCCAGTTGGCCCAGTGTAGCTTCACTGGATTCCCCACTCTGCTTAAAATAGCTAAG ACTAAGATTGAAGGCATCAAGCAAGAAAAAGAATTACTGTCAGAGTCTATGCTGAGGACCCAATTTAAGATGGAGCTCATTGTTTATAGTCAAGATGGCACATACAGCCAGAGCCTACATGATGCAAAGGAAAAACTGGAAGAAGAAGATGAAATTGAACgtaatcctaaaaaaaaaagtgtttatgttATGCCAGAAATCACTGGCAATCATGCCACTCTGCGGGAGATGAGGCTGCACCTTGAGTCCTACTACTCA ATTGCAAGCAAGCGTCTAGCTGACCAGATCCCAATGGTGATCCGCTACCAGCTGCTCCAGGAGGCTGCTGTGGAACTGCAGAGAAACATGCTGCAATTACTGCAAGAGAAACATGCTATAGACGACCTGCTAAAAGAGGACTGTGACATTGGCCAAAAGCGGGATAACTTACTGTGCCGGCAAAAACGTCTGATGCAAGCACGGAGTGCCTTGATTGTCTTTTAG
- the LOC127651956 gene encoding myosin light chain 3, skeletal muscle isoform produces the protein MAGEFSADQIEDFKEAFGLFDRVGDSKVAFNQVADIMRALGQNPTNKDVKKILGDPSADDMANKRIDFEAFLPMLKTVDTIQKGTVDDYVEGLRVFDKEGNGTVMGAELRIVLSTLGEKMSEPEIDALMLGQEDENGTIHYEDFVKHVMSV, from the exons ACTTCAAAGAGGCTTTTGGTCTCTTCGACAGGGTTGGTGACAGCAAGGTTGCTTTCAACCAGGTTGCTGACATCATGCGTGCTCTGGGTCAGAACCCCACCAACAAGGATGTGAAGAAGATCCTGGGTGACCCATCCGCTGATG ATATGGCCAACAAAAGAATTGACTTTGAAGCCTTCCTGCCAATGCTGAAGACTGTTGACACCATACAGAAGGGTACAGTTGATGACTACGTTGAGGGTCTGCGCGTCTTCGACAAAGAGGGAAATGGCACAGTTATGGGCGCTGAGCTGCGCATTGTGCTGTCAACACTGG GTGAGAAGATGTCTGAGCCCGAGATTGACGCTCTCATGCTGGGACAGGAGGATGAGAATGGCACCATCCATTATGAGG ATTTCGTCAAGCACGTCATGTCTGTTTAA
- the LOC127651955 gene encoding PEST proteolytic signal-containing nuclear protein-like isoform X2, translated as MANVKCSSEGPSSEGGPEEKGSSVKSKTVSSSMASGDSLRKRPACEISPEDESKSKPSKLLNTGFSMTAQAVKKPNPISIKLGASKPKEPTPALPTKKTGLASVFDEDDDSEPEEMPPEAKMRMKNIGRETPTSAGPNSFNKGKQGFSDHQKLWERKLKSQNDQ; from the exons ATGGCGAATGTGAAGTGCAGCAGCGAAGGCCCCTCTAGCGAAGGAG GACCGGAAGAGAAGGGAAGCAGTGTGAAATCTAAGACTGTCTCTTCCAGCATGGCATCAGGGGACAGCCTGAGAAAGCGCCCTGCTTGTGAGATCAGCCCAGAAGATGAGTCTAAAAGCAAGCCTTCTAAATTGCTTAATACTGGGTTTAGTATGACGGCACAGGCAGTGAAGAAACCCAACCCCATCTCAATCAAGCTGGGAGCTAGT AAACCAAAAGAACCCACACCTGCTTTACCTACCAAGAAAACTGGACTTGCATCGGTCTTcgatgaggatgatgat aGCGAACCTGAGGAAATGCCACCTGAAGCAAAGATGAGGATGAAGAATATTGGAAG GGAGACGCCCACATCAGCTGGACCCAATTCCTTCAACAAAGGAAAGCAGGGATTCTCAGACCATCAGAAACTTTGGGAGAGGAAGCTTAAATCCCAGAATGATCAGTAG
- the LOC127651955 gene encoding PEST proteolytic signal-containing nuclear protein-like isoform X1, which translates to MANVKCSSEGPSSEGAGPEEKGSSVKSKTVSSSMASGDSLRKRPACEISPEDESKSKPSKLLNTGFSMTAQAVKKPNPISIKLGASKPKEPTPALPTKKTGLASVFDEDDDSEPEEMPPEAKMRMKNIGRETPTSAGPNSFNKGKQGFSDHQKLWERKLKSQNDQ; encoded by the exons ATGGCGAATGTGAAGTGCAGCAGCGAAGGCCCCTCTAGCGAAGGAG CAGGACCGGAAGAGAAGGGAAGCAGTGTGAAATCTAAGACTGTCTCTTCCAGCATGGCATCAGGGGACAGCCTGAGAAAGCGCCCTGCTTGTGAGATCAGCCCAGAAGATGAGTCTAAAAGCAAGCCTTCTAAATTGCTTAATACTGGGTTTAGTATGACGGCACAGGCAGTGAAGAAACCCAACCCCATCTCAATCAAGCTGGGAGCTAGT AAACCAAAAGAACCCACACCTGCTTTACCTACCAAGAAAACTGGACTTGCATCGGTCTTcgatgaggatgatgat aGCGAACCTGAGGAAATGCCACCTGAAGCAAAGATGAGGATGAAGAATATTGGAAG GGAGACGCCCACATCAGCTGGACCCAATTCCTTCAACAAAGGAAAGCAGGGATTCTCAGACCATCAGAAACTTTGGGAGAGGAAGCTTAAATCCCAGAATGATCAGTAG